The genomic segment CGTCTTGGTGGGCTTGCGGTCCTCCCCCACGCGCAGCGTGTCTGCCACCACCCAGGCGGCATCCTCACCGCGGGTCTCCGGCGTCAGCGCGCTGACGTCACCGGCGACCACCGCCGGGTGCACCCGGGTGACGATCTCGGCCAGTTCCTCGGCCCGGTACTTGAGGAAGAAGTGCCCGGCCTGGTCGAGCACCACGAGGCCGAGCGTGTCGCTGAGGAACTGCCACTCGGCGTACCGCTCGCGGTAGTAGTCGGTCACCGGGTCCTCGGAGCCGACCACCGAGATGATCGGCGCGCGCAGCTTCGCCGCCTGCTGGTCCAGCAGCCGGGTGAAGTACTCCTCCGAGGCGCGGGAGTCGGCCCGCATGTTGCTGATGATCCGGTCGGCCTGCTCCGGTTCCAGCTCGTCGGTGTCCACACCCATCGACTTGAGCCAGCTCGCGGAGTGCCTGTTGCTGCTGAGCCGCTCGAGGCGGTCGCGCAGCGCCGCGATCACGCCCTTCGGGCGGGCGAACGGGAACATGGCGCCGATGTAGACGGCCTCCAGGTCCCGGCCGGCCGCCTCGACCTTGCGGGCCACGTCGGCGAGGATGGCGCTGCCGACGCCGCAGTGGCCGTACAGGGCGATCGGCCCCTCGACCCGTTCCAGGATCTCGTCGGCGACGCGGCTGGTCAGCTCGTCGAACGGCAGCGCGTCCTCACTGAGTCCCACGTCGTGGCCGGGGATCGCCAGCGACCACAGCCCGTACCCGGCCGGCAGCGCGTCGGCCAGCGGCTGGTAGACGATGGCGCTGCCGCCGCCGTACGGAACGCAGACGTACGTCAGCACCCGCTTGCCCGCCGGGATCGGCTTGGTCAGCTCGTAGAGCAGCCGGCGCGGCCCCTCCTGCGCGGCGTCGCCGGAGATGAACGCGGCGAGGTCGCGGATGGTGCGCTGCTGGAACAGGTCCATCACGCCGACCGCCCGGCCGCCCAGCTCCGCCTTGCGGATCCTGGCGACGACCTGGGTGGCGAGCATGGAGTGCCCGCCCAGGTCGAAGAAGTCGTCGTCGATGCCGAGCGTGTCCACGCCGAGCACCTCGGACCAGATCGCGGCGAGCGCCCGCTCGGTGTCGTCGCGCGGCTCGACCAGTTCCACCGACGCCTCGCGGGTGACCACCGGCGCTGGTAGTGCCTTGCGGTCCAGCTTGCCGTTCGGGGTCAGCGGCAGCGCGTCGAGCGTGACGAACGCGGCCGGCACCATGTACTCCGGCAGCGTGTCCTTCAGCGCCGTCTTCAGCGCGGCGTGCTCGGCCTCCCCCACCAGGTACGCGGTGAGCCGCTTGTCGCCCGGGCTGTCCTCGCGGACGATCACCGTCGCCTCGGTGACGCCCGGCTGGTCGCGCAGCGCGCTCTCGATCTCGCCCAGCTCGATGCGCAGGCCGCGCAGCTTGACCTGGTGGTCGATGCGGCCCAGGAACTCGATCACCCCGGCGCCGTCCGGGCCGACGACCCAGCGGGCCAGGTCGCCGGTGCGGTAGAGGCGGGCGCCCGGCTCGGCGGAGAACGGGTCGGGGACGAACTTCTCCGCGGTCAGCGCCGGCCGGCGGTGGTAGCCGCGGGCCAGCCCGACACCGCCGATGTGCAGCTCGCCGGCCACCCCGACCGGGCACTGCGCGCCGGACGGGTCGAGCACGTGCAGCCGCAGGTTGGCGATCGGCGCGCCGATCGGCACGCTGGTCACCTGCGCGAGCCGGTCCGGCTCGCACGCCCAGGCGGTCACGTCGATGGCCGCCTCGGTCGGGCCGTACAGGTTGTGCAGGCCGCACCACGGCAGCCGGGAGGTGAAGTCGGCCGCCGAGGCCGGCGGCAGCTCCTCGCCGGAGCAGATCACCCGGCGCAGCGCGGTGGCCGCCTCCACGCCGTCCTCGGCGAGGAAGACGGTGAGCATCGACGGTACGAAGTGGGCGGTGGTGATCCGCTCGGACACCAGCAGGTCGCGCAGGTAGCCGGCGTCCTTGTGGCCGCCGGGCTCGGCCAGCACGAGGCGGGCGCCGGTGCGCAGCGGCCAGAAGAACTCCCACACCGACACGTCGAAGCTCGCCGGGGTCTTCTGGAGCACCGCGTCGTCGGCGCCGAGGCCGTACGTCTTCTGCATCCAGTCGAGCCGGTTGACGATGCCCCGGTGCGTGTTCGGTACGCCCTTCGGGCGGCCGGTGGACCCGGAGGTGTAGATGACGTACGCCAGGTTCTCCGGCCCGGAGGCCGGCGTGGGGTCGGTCTCGGGCTGACCGCTCCACACGGTGGCGTCGTCCAGTTCGAGCACCGTGGCGCCGGTGTCGGGCAGCACGTCACGCAGGTGCGACTGGACCAGCACCACCGGCGCGTCCGCGTCGCCGACCATGAACGCGAGCCGGTCGGCCGGGTACTCCGGGTCCAGCGGCAGGTACGCGCCGCCGGCCTTGAGCACGCCGAGCAGGCCGGCGACCAGTTCCACCGACCGTTCCGCGCACACCCCGACCAGGGTCTCCGGGCCGACGCCCGCCGCGCGCAGCCGGTGCGCGATGCGGTTGGCCTGCGCGTTCAGCTCGGCGTACGTGCGGCTGTGCCCGTCGATGGTGACCGCCACCGCGTCCGGGGTGACGGCGGCGCGCTCCTCGATCGGGCCGTGCAGCGTCTGCTCGCGCGGGAAGTCCGCTGTGGTGTCGTTCCAGGCGGCCAGCAGATCCCGCTCGGCGGCGGGCAGCAGCGGCAGCCGGGACACCGGGGTGTCCGGCGCGGCGACGACGGCGTCCAGCAGCGTGGTCCACCGCTGCGCCATCCGCTGCACCGTGGCCCGGTCGAACAGGTCGGTGTTGAAGACCAGCTTGCCCCAGAGCCCGTCGACGGTCTCCACCGCGTGCAGCTCGAAGTCGAACCGGGTGGCCTGCAACTCCATCGGGGTCCAGGAGAACGTGACCTCGTCGGTGCGGGACACGCCGCGGAAGCGGCCCATCTCGTAGTTCTGCAGCACGAACATGGTCTGGAACACCGGGGAGCGGCTGACGTCGCGCGGCAGGCCCAGCTCGTGGACCACCTTGGCGAACGGCACCTCGCCGTGCTCGAAACCGTCGAGCACCGTACGGCGGGTGCGCTCCAGCAGCTCGGCGAACGTCGGGTCGCCGGCCAGGTCGGCGCGCAGCGGCAGCATGTTGATGAACATGCCGACGACGTTCTCCAGCTCCGGCGCGGACCGGCCGGCCACCGACGCGCCGATGGCGAAGTCGTCCTGGCCGGCGTGCCGGGCCAGCAGCACCTGGTACGCGGCGAGCAGCGTCATGAACAGCGTGCCGCCGCTGTCGCGGGTGAGCGTGTTGAGCGCCTCGGTGGCGGCCGGGTCGAGCTGGAACTCGACGAAGTCACCGCGGTAGGTCTGGGTGGCCGGGCGGGGCCGGTCCAGCGGCAGTTCCAGCGGCGTGATGCCGGCCAGCCGCTGCTTCCAGTAGTCGACGTGCGCGCGGGCCTGCGGCGCGTCCAGCTCCTGGGCCTCCCAGACGGCGAAGTCGCCGTACTGGATCGGCAGCGCGGGCGGCTCGCCGCCCCGGTAGAGCGTGATCAGGTCGCGCAGCAGCACGTCCACCGACCAGCCGTCGCCGACGATGTGGTGCTGGGCGAGGAACAGCACGTGGTCGTCGGCGGCGAGCCGGATCAGCAGCGCCCGCAGCAGCGGCCCGTTCGCCAGGTCGAACGGCTCGGCCGCCGCCGCGTCGACGAGCGCCTGCGCGGCGGCCTCGTCGGGCGCGTCCACCACCGTCAGCGGCACGTCCACGGCGTCGGCGATGACCACTGTGGGGCGGCCGTCGGCGTCGGCCGGGAAGCGGGTGCGCTGCGACTCGTGCCGGTCCGCGAGGGCGGTCAGCGCGGCGCGCAGCGCGTCCACGTCGAGTGGTCCGCGTACCCGCAGCGGCACCGCGATGTGGTAGGCCGCCTCGCCCGGGGCGAGCTGGTCCATGAACCAGACCCGCTCCTGGGCGTAGGACAGCGGCACCTCGGCGCCGGACGGGCGGGGGGTGATCCGGGCCGCGGGGGCGGTCTGGCGGGCGCGTAGCCGTTTGGCGATCAGCGCCTGCCGG from the Micromonospora sp. WMMA1947 genome contains:
- a CDS encoding non-ribosomal peptide synthetase/MFS transporter, which produces MTDLKDPAREAARQALIAKRLRARQTAPAARITPRPSGAEVPLSYAQERVWFMDQLAPGEAAYHIAVPLRVRGPLDVDALRAALTALADRHESQRTRFPADADGRPTVVIADAVDVPLTVVDAPDEAAAQALVDAAAAEPFDLANGPLLRALLIRLAADDHVLFLAQHHIVGDGWSVDVLLRDLITLYRGGEPPALPIQYGDFAVWEAQELDAPQARAHVDYWKQRLAGITPLELPLDRPRPATQTYRGDFVEFQLDPAATEALNTLTRDSGGTLFMTLLAAYQVLLARHAGQDDFAIGASVAGRSAPELENVVGMFINMLPLRADLAGDPTFAELLERTRRTVLDGFEHGEVPFAKVVHELGLPRDVSRSPVFQTMFVLQNYEMGRFRGVSRTDEVTFSWTPMELQATRFDFELHAVETVDGLWGKLVFNTDLFDRATVQRMAQRWTTLLDAVVAAPDTPVSRLPLLPAAERDLLAAWNDTTADFPREQTLHGPIEERAAVTPDAVAVTIDGHSRTYAELNAQANRIAHRLRAAGVGPETLVGVCAERSVELVAGLLGVLKAGGAYLPLDPEYPADRLAFMVGDADAPVVLVQSHLRDVLPDTGATVLELDDATVWSGQPETDPTPASGPENLAYVIYTSGSTGRPKGVPNTHRGIVNRLDWMQKTYGLGADDAVLQKTPASFDVSVWEFFWPLRTGARLVLAEPGGHKDAGYLRDLLVSERITTAHFVPSMLTVFLAEDGVEAATALRRVICSGEELPPASAADFTSRLPWCGLHNLYGPTEAAIDVTAWACEPDRLAQVTSVPIGAPIANLRLHVLDPSGAQCPVGVAGELHIGGVGLARGYHRRPALTAEKFVPDPFSAEPGARLYRTGDLARWVVGPDGAGVIEFLGRIDHQVKLRGLRIELGEIESALRDQPGVTEATVIVREDSPGDKRLTAYLVGEAEHAALKTALKDTLPEYMVPAAFVTLDALPLTPNGKLDRKALPAPVVTREASVELVEPRDDTERALAAIWSEVLGVDTLGIDDDFFDLGGHSMLATQVVARIRKAELGGRAVGVMDLFQQRTIRDLAAFISGDAAQEGPRRLLYELTKPIPAGKRVLTYVCVPYGGGSAIVYQPLADALPAGYGLWSLAIPGHDVGLSEDALPFDELTSRVADEILERVEGPIALYGHCGVGSAILADVARKVEAAGRDLEAVYIGAMFPFARPKGVIAALRDRLERLSSNRHSASWLKSMGVDTDELEPEQADRIISNMRADSRASEEYFTRLLDQQAAKLRAPIISVVGSEDPVTDYYRERYAEWQFLSDTLGLVVLDQAGHFFLKYRAEELAEIVTRVHPAVVAGDVSALTPETRGEDAAWVVADTLRVGEDRKPTKTVKPSMGRFMAITTGQLISSTGSALTAFALPIWLFNRTGSVANLGLLWALALICGVLMLPVAGALVDRVSRRRIMMTASCFAGSVQLVLATLLWTDNLVLWHIYMLVALSSVAGSFQRIAFQSAVPQLVPKRYLGHAMGITQLSTGVATLLMPAFAAGLLATIELKGILLVDVASYVFAVLTLAVVRFPDALGWRPRERLLVAIANGMRYSWRHRGFRLMLGYFALGNIFLAPALVLITPLVLSFGSPTQVAQVALAEAVGAVLGGVLMSLWGGPRKRRMIGVLIGNMGTAIGCVLIGLDASVAMICVGFCWLAMSMTTAQSIYATIVQVKVPQRFHGRVFSLNQTISWSTLPIGFALLAPGATALFEPMLAPGGALAGSVGAVIGTGPGRGIGFAYICFGVALILITLGGFSIRLLRRFDIEVEDSLPDDLIGAQEREKRLAAKAEKKELVSV